GCAATACGAGTTATAGttgaagagagaaatggaCTCATACAGCGCCTATGATTTTTCACTCAATGTCAAACTGCATGTAATTAAGCAAATAAAAGCATTCTTTCACCAAATAAAAGAAGTCCAAATTCATTGGGAATTTTAGCTGttgttggttttgaaaataagatttcTTCTAGGGAATAAACAAGGATATTTTGAGTATTAAGCTTGCCAAGTTTTGAACTTAGAAATGTTTTCATAGCGAGAAGTACGCGATGAGAGTAAACCCTAAGTAGCGAATAAAACTTGCTCGCGTTTTGAGAAGTTTAGAAATAATTGTGCTTGAGTTCAAGCATGATGCAAATGATGCTTGGGGACAAGTGATAACATGTAGAAATACCCATACCTGTTATTATAGCCTCTTATATAGAATAACAAGGTCGAAACGTATAAGAAGAAGGCCAAAACGTGTGgcttatattgtaaatatgtaAGTATtcaaaaatatactttacataAGAATTATACCTGTTTTACATAGTTTTTAGTGTCTAAACGCAGGGTtatgaacaaaagaagaagttaaCAAATTGCAGAATATCTCGTGAGAAGAATAGGCAAGACTACCAAATTACAACACGAGAAGCAGTTTTTCTAGACGACAAGAATGGCAATTGGAGATGATGTGACTAGCTACAGACAACTTTCGATGGACGACACTGACGTGCTCAGAGGAATAGAAATTTCATTCTGAAATTTACCTATAAAAGAGGCCCTTCTTTGACAAGTAGAGAAGGCTTGAATGAGCCACACACTTTAAGGGACGCTTGAATGAGCCAAAAAAAGTGGATAGTTTTAGTGCCTGAATGGGCCAAAGCCTAGAGAGAGGCGGAAAGGAATAGCCTTTCCGCCGTTTGAGTGGTGAGGGTTCCATTTCTCATTCCTCCCTACTTGTATTCTTTTTCACCCCTATGTCTTCCATTATTGTATTCTTTGTGTAATATCTGTACTATTAATATTGTACAATAGTCAAAGGTCTACattccttatatatatattacacgtttataccttttcaatccatcatgtCTCTACTTTCCATCAGTTAATGTTTTATTGATAGTTTAGGTCGGTGATAAGTTCATGATAGAAAGTTTTGCTTATTAGTCTTATCATGTTAGTCATAAGTTGCCAACTACCCGAGAGGGTAAATAGCAAGGACATGGCTAACGCGTGCAAGGAagaattttctcttcttttgcaagataacttccatcatttgtatCCTGAAAGGTGAGCAAGTGAGGGTACTAGATACCgagaggttgttgtccttaaTTATAAAGTTTCATACGTCTCATAAGTGAACTCTTCTAAATATATCTTGCCTAATCATACTTAGTCATGTGGATTCCAAAAAGGTGACTATGTGTGACATTTAATGACTCCGAGAGGAGCATGCCTTAGTCATAAGATGGTTAGGTAAGTTATATCGTATCAAGGCTATCACATTGCTTAATCGTGTTATAATACATAGAAATTCTTTCACTCTTTCtcacatacaagttagttcacatATTCATCTTGCATCCACTCCTGCCCTTTATAGACTCTCTAGGCATAGGTAAGTAGTATTATTTCCAgttcttattcttttatatgttaattgtttattcttttataccgCCTAATTGAGAACTAGAATCTATAACTAagatttgatatcaattctATGTGTTTGACTCTAGATCACCCAAAAAAACCTATTGCTTAGCTTATACTTGTGCAAGCAGtagaaaacttgtactcaacgagGATTCTATAATCATGCGATGAAGAGGTACATAGTGAGTACTTTGCATACAGTGATCATGACTAATGACTTATCACATAGAAACACACTCACAAAGAGGAACAACCAACAAGCATTATTCTAAATATGTGGGTGtgataatttagaaaaatacaagttattgtggcattttaaatagaataatGTGACGAAAACATAGAGTAAAAGTGTCAAAACTCATAAGTTATGTTGAAAACCTATAAATACTCGAAATGCTCTATACATAAGTCTTCGTGCCTATTTTACTACGTTTTAAAATCTTCTAACGCATGATggtaaaaaagataaagaagcTAGAGAATCACAAGGAAACTCGGGAGAAGACTAGTGGTTGGATTTTGTGCGAACTGttattttccaatttgatTCCAACTTAGACTCCGTGTTGTTTGAATGCACAATTAATTCTATGCGATAATCCATTAATCTTGATCACTATATGTGAAACACTCGCTATATACCTCTTTATTGCATAACTACTAAGTCctcgttgagtacaagttttcctactaCTTACCCAAGTATAAGCAAAGCAATAGGTTTATTTGTGTGATCCAAAGTCAAACTCAAGGAATTGAAATCAAAGTTTTAGTTATAGAGTTTACTTATCAATCAAGCAgtataaaatgattaattaaatagtataAAGAATGCTAGGATGGACTTTACATACTTATGTACACCTAGAGAATTTTGTAAGGGGAATTAAAATGATTGGACGATGAAGATGCAAACTAACTTGTATTCAAGAATGAGGTGAAGGAAGGTCTATGCATTATCATATGATTAAGCAATATGAGAGCTTTAACGCAATATAACTTGCTTAACCAACTTATGATTAAGGCGATCTCCTCTCGAAGTCTTTAAACACCACACTAACatagtcttgaacagtatgtagagacatacaatGATTAATATTCGAGATCAAATTAAAGGGTTTATAGTATATAGATAAGGATGGataccttatcctggtaacactatgaaTACAACtcaatttgtatttgatacaaacgcaatgatccaGCGCGTCTGTGTAGGTGACAAATGAGTGACGGTATCATATACAACGAGTACAATCATGTTTAGAagtataaatgtttattattgtattttaaaaagagaaaaagaagaaaagatcgAGAAAGAAGTAATAAAACACAACCATTAAATTGGAAATCCATAATTTAAACCCAAAAATGGGGATTTTTTTTTGCCCCCTTGTGCTGTGAACGTTAGACTTACGTTTGTATCCCACTGGGTGTGGGGCGGCCTACCAAAACGGAAGTTTCAAACGTGTAAGGACTTGACAGCTCCACCGGaacttgcaaatgcaaattCCTTTtcccaataaaataaaaaataaataaaaagaaagaaattgaatgtACTCGATTGtcttttttcatttggttGAGGGCATTTCTTGTACACCAATTGCGTATTTAAACCCAGctcccttcttcttccatttctcatTCTGAATCTCACACCGAAGTTTCAGAAAACCCAATTCCTGTGAGAGGTAACGCTTTCAACTCTCCTCTCCTTCAATTTCCCCTTCCCCAtttctctccttcttcttcattccttCCGATCTGTttttatttcccttttttaattcttgatctgtcatttctttccttttcttgcttCTTAAGCTGCACTTTCACTTTGATTCCTCCCAGATCTGTCTTAATTCTTTTCACTTTACTCTAATTTGTATCTTGActcctctcttttttcttctgatCTTTAGATCTCTGGGTCTTTCTCTGCTGTTTTGGATCGATCTGcatgcttttgtttttttttttaattctaattacAATGCAACGTTAATTCCTTGTTATAGGAAGCTGTGTTAGGATCATGGTTGGTTTTCATGCACTCGCATTTcgtcttctttttttagtcGAGTTACGCTGATTTGGATTTGTTGTCATTAGTTGAGATTGAATTGATATGTCACTTCCGCTTCTCTTCTCTCTAAAAGATATATACACGATTGTGATTCAGATTCTGATTTGATTACATTTTGGGTGATTTTCGTTCCATTCTTTGTTGCACTCTTGTTTAGATAACCATAAGAAAGGAGTAGAATTTGCTAGCGAAGTCCTGTTCTTCAAATCTTCTAGGATCaatgaattttcttcttcttctttagaaTTGGTGAATTCTCGTTTGTGATGTGTTCTTATTCATAATTATGATTGGAAATCGGTATTTGTCCagattataaattgaaaaaaggaaaaaaaaaaggcaagaATGGTGAAGATCTGTTGCATTGGTGCTGGATACGTGGGGGGGCCAACAATGGCTGTTATTGCACTGAAGTGCCCATCCATTGAAGTGGCTGTTGTGGATATCTCGGTGTCTCGTATCAACGCCTGGAACAGTGAGCAGCTCCCGATCTACGAGCCAGGTCTCGATGGCGTTGTGAAGGAGTGCCGAGGCAGGAACCTCTTCTTCAGCACTGATGTGGAGAAACATGTCTCTGAGGCTGATATTGTTTTTGTGTCTGTCAACACTCCCACCAAAACTAGGGGTCTCGGAGCTGGTAAAGCTGCAGATCTCACGTACTGGGAGAGCGCTGCTCGTATGATTGCTGATGTATCCAAATCTGATAAGATTGTAGTTGAGAAATCAACTGTCCCTGTGAAAACAGCTGAAGCAATTGAAAAAATCCTTACTCACAACAGCAAAGGaataaaattccaaattctCTCAAACCCTGAATTCCTTGCTGAGGGGACTGCGATTAAGGATCTGTTTAACCCGGACCGTGTCCTCATTGGAGGGAGGGAAACCCCAGAGGGTCAGAAGGCCATCAGTACACTAAAGGCTGTTTATGCGCATTGGGTACCCGAAGACCGAATTCTCACTACCAATCTTTGGTCTGCTGAGCTCTCCAAGCTTGCTGCTAATGCTTTCTTGGCTCAGAGAATCTCATCTGTGAATGCTATTTCTGCTCTATGTGAAGCCACTGGTGCAAATGTTTCACAGGTAGCCTATTCCGTAGGCACGGATTCGAGAATTGGACCTAAGTTTCTCAACGCCAGTGTCGGTTTTGGTGGATCTTGCTTCCAGAAGGATATCTTAAATCTGGTGTACATCTGTGAGTGCAATGGCCTTCCAGAGGTAGCTGAGTACTGGAAACAGGTGATCAAGATCAATGATTACCAGAAGAACCGTTTTGTTAACAGGGTTGTTGCCTCTATGTTCAACACGGTTTCAAACAAGAAGATCGCTGTTCTTGGCTTTGCTTTCAAGAAAGATACCGGTGACACAAGGGAGACCCCTGCCATCGATGTGTGCAAGGGACTGTTGGGAGACAAGGCACGGTTGAGCATCTATGATCCCCAAGTGTCTGAGGATCA
This is a stretch of genomic DNA from Cucumis sativus cultivar 9930 chromosome 4, Cucumber_9930_V3, whole genome shotgun sequence. It encodes these proteins:
- the LOC101222306 gene encoding UDP-glucose 6-dehydrogenase 1, with translation MVKICCIGAGYVGGPTMAVIALKCPSIEVAVVDISVSRINAWNSEQLPIYEPGLDGVVKECRGRNLFFSTDVEKHVSEADIVFVSVNTPTKTRGLGAGKAADLTYWESAARMIADVSKSDKIVVEKSTVPVKTAEAIEKILTHNSKGIKFQILSNPEFLAEGTAIKDLFNPDRVLIGGRETPEGQKAISTLKAVYAHWVPEDRILTTNLWSAELSKLAANAFLAQRISSVNAISALCEATGANVSQVAYSVGTDSRIGPKFLNASVGFGGSCFQKDILNLVYICECNGLPEVAEYWKQVIKINDYQKNRFVNRVVASMFNTVSNKKIAVLGFAFKKDTGDTRETPAIDVCKGLLGDKARLSIYDPQVSEDQIQRDLTLSKFEWDHPTHLQPMSPTTVKQVSVVWDAYEATKEAHAVCILTEWDEFKTLDYQRIYDNMQKPAFIFDGRNVVDVGKLRDIGFIVFSIGKPLDPWLKDMPAVA